ACGCAGCTCGTCCAGCCCAGGCCGGTGCGTCTCCACGAGATGGTCGACGACCTCCTGGATCGTCCACTCGCCGGCGATCGGGCGGCGCGCGACCATCTCGGGCGGGACCGAATCCAGGAAGCTCTCCAGCGCCGCGAAGGCCGCGGCGACGCGCTCCTGGATGGCCGACGGCGCCACCAGCGTCCCCCGTGCTCGCAGGTACTCGCGCGCCTTCTGCCGAGCCTCGGCCTCGTGATCCATGGACCCCTCCTTCTTCGTCGGACCCGTCAACGAGCGAGATACCGCTCGAGGGCCTCCTCGCAGAACCGTGCCGCCGCGCCGACGCTGAACGCCTTGGGATCGAACGTGAGCTGGAGCGCGACGCCGTCGAGCAGGCCCAGGACGACCGCGGCGGCCTGGGCCGCGCCGACGCGCCGGTACCGTCTCGTCCGGATCCCCTGGGCGACCAGCGCGGCGAGGAGCCTCCGCAGCCGGATGTAGAGCTCCGCGTTGATGGCGCGCAGCCGCCTGTCGTGCATCATCTCGCCCCAGAACTCGACGAAGACGATCCAGACCTCGCGCGCCTCCACGGCCGCCTCCAGGCTCGCGCGGATGAGCGCGCGCAACCGCCCCCGGGGGTCCGCGCCGCTTCGGGCCTGGGCCGCCGCCACCCGCCGGTCGAGGTCGGCCATCACCGTCTGCAGCGCGGCCACCAGGATCGCCCGCTTGTCGGCGAAGTAGTAGTGCAGGATCCCCTGGCTCACCCGCGCCTCGCGGCTCACCTTCTTCATGGTGAGGCCCGAATACCCTTCGCGGGCCAGGCACCGGATGGTCGCGCGCACGATCTGCTCGCGCCGCAGCGGAGCGACGCCGACTTTCGGGCTCAGGGAAACCGTCTCCTTCGGGTATGGGCTGTTTCTTGATTGGCCGACCAATTATGTGCGATCGGCGCCGCGTTGGGCAAGGCTCGTTTTCGGAAACGGGCTTACAGTCAGGCGAACAAGCCGGCGAGCGTGGTGCGGACGTCACCGCGATCGAGAACTTCCACGTAGGCGATCCCGCCGTTCACGCCATCAGCGGCGGGGCCCGTCGCCGGGCGCCGTGGGGATCTGGATGAGGGCACGGCGCTGCCGCCCATCGTGTACTGGGGCAGCCGGCCGTCTCCGCGCGCCAGGTACTACTGCTGGATCAGCGCCGGCGTCAGCGAGGAAGCGACCTTGGCGTTGTAGGCGGCCTCGGCTCGCCCTTGAGGCGCAGCGCCTCGGCCACCCCGCGCGCCTCCTCGCGGGCGGCATCGCCCTTGCCCTTGGCCGCCATGATCTCCGCCTGGCGCTGGGCCTGGATCAGCTCGTACCGCTGCTGCTCCGCCTTCTGCTCCTCGATCTGCTTGGCCTCGATCGCCTTTTCGTAGGCCGGATCGGGGCGGATGTTGGCCAGCGAGGCCTCCTTCAGCTCGACGCCGTACTTCGCCAGCCACGTCGCTCACTGCTGCGCGCGGCGGCGCTCGGCCGCGCGCTCCGCCTCCAGGCGCTCGAGCGCCACCGCGGAGTGGTCCGCGAAGGTCATGGCCGCGGCGATGGCGCGGTGGCCCGCGCGCTCCGCGATCAACCGGTGCATCGCCTGACAGATGCGGCGGTACGACGGATGCCCCTGGGGGGCGCTGCGCAGCTCAATCACGTGCATCGCCTCGCGGGCGTTCATCTCCATGTAGAAGCGGACGCGGTAGGCCATGGACACGGCGTAGGAGGCGACGTCGGGCAGGCCGGCGGCGGCGAGGGCGTCGTGCAGCGTGGCGGCCTCGTCCATGACGCGCGCCCAGTCCCCGCGCCCGCCCGCCTCCTCGACGGCGGCCGGTATCAGGTAGCCGTGGCGCGGCGTGAGGCGCTGCCACTCGAGCGAGAGCAGGCGATGGCGCTGCAGATCGCGGAAGGCGCCGTAATCGCCCAGGATGTCGAAGCGGTAGGACGTCCGCTCGAAGGCGCGGCCCGGCCGGTGGCGGCGGTTACGGCGCTTGCCGACGTACGCGGTCAGCACGGCCAGACGTTCCTCGTGCGTCATCTTCCGGGCGGCGGCGAGGAGCTGATCGTCGGGCAGCGCCGCCGCGGCGTAGAGCGCGGCGGCGACCACCTTCACCTCGCCCTCGGGATCGAAGTCGCTCAGCGTCACCTCGTCGCGGGGTTCCGTCTGCATGCCCTCCAGGAGGCGCTCCGCCACCTCCCGGACGGCCTGGCGCGTCTCCGCCAGATAGGCGGACCAGACGCCGCCCCGCTCCGGGTTGTCCACGCGCCGCAGGAACGCCGGGATGACCTTGCGCAGCTCCGTCAGCATGAGGTCGGCGTACGCCCGCACTTCGGCCAGCGGGTGCGTGCGCATGCGGAGCAGGAGCTGCTCGTAGGCCTGTCCGGTGCCGTAGATCCCGACATTGGAGATCGTCGCCGCCGGCAGGAGCCCGCGCAGGGTGTCCAGCGCCTTGGCCCGGATGCTCAGGCGATGCACCTGCTCGGAATCGCCCTCGGCCCGCGGAAACCGCGCCGCGTAGAAGTCGCGCAGGCGCGGCAGCCAGGCGCAGTAGGTCTCAAAGGCGCGGTCGAGCGTCGCTACATAGCGCTCGCGCAGCGCGCCCGGGAGCTCGGCGGGCACGTGGTACCGGTAGCGGCCGCCGGGGCGGTCGTCGTAGGGGACGTAGCGCGTGGATTGCTCGAGATAGGCCATGAGGCGGCCCCACTCCAGCACCTTGGTCAGGATGTTCGACGCGCCCTCACAGGCCAGGTGCACGCCGCCGAGCTGGGCCACCGAGTCGTCGCCGTACTCGACGAAGACCCGCTCGTAGAGCTGCTCGGCGCGCGCGGTACCGACCTCGCCGGCGCTGGGCCGACCGGCCGCCGGCGGCGCCAGGCCCGCGGTGAGGAACTCGTCGAGGAACAGCCGGCGGAGCGACTTCGGCGACCGCGAGTACCGCGCGAAGAGCGCGCCCTTGACGACCTCGGGCAGATTGGTCAGGGCGAAGACGGGCCCATCGAGATTGGTGAAGTACGGCGCGAGCGCGGCCCGCTCCCCCGGCGTGAACGCCTCCGGCATCCCCTGCGATATTACCCGAACCGTCCCGCGCCGGCGTGAAAACGCTCGCCACCGCCAACCCGGCGCCCGGGAGCGACTCCCGGGCGTCCGGCGACGTCGCGGTGAGCGACGTCAGGCGATGGCGACCGAATTACCCGGCGATCCGGTCGCCCCCTTGAGCGGCAGGGGGGTGAAGGACCAGGCGAATTCGTAGACCTTGTCCTGCGCGAGGTCTTCGAGGTACTGGTTCTCGATGTTGTAGATGCCGTTCGTCGTCATCCAGATCGCGTGGCACTCGAAGGGACGATCTTGATCCTCCCCGGGCACCGCCTCGGTCGCCCAGTTGTCCCCGCCCACACAGGCGATCTTCTTCTCGACGAGCCACTTCGCCACGGTCGCGCCCGGACCGGGCTCGCCCTTGTTGAACTCCACGTTGTCCTTCTTCCAGAGCTTGATGTGGCCGGTCCGAAAGAGGACGACATCACCTTCGCCCGGCTCGCGGACGCCCTGGCGCCGCAGGGTCTGCATGACGTCGTCCATCGTGATGACGTATCCGATCGGCAGGCGATCGCCCCCCTTGTAGGAGAGCACGTCGAGCAGGATGCCGCGGGTGAAGAAGGGCTTGACGTTGTGGATGCCGAGCTTCTGCAGCCCGTAGGGCCCGCCCACCTGGGCCTGGGTGAAGCCGTTGTAGTAGCGGATGTCGTTACCGACCTTGATGGCGATGTGACCGAGACCATCGAACTGGGAGCCGACCTGCCCGATCTCGCCGCTGAACATCTCGTCGTTGTAGTGGAGCTGATGCTTGCCGAACGGTCCGCCCGTCGGCCCGCCGGGGATCGTGATGGACACGTGCCGGGCCCCGAAGAGCGGGATGCCGGCCTCCAGGATCATCCCCAGACGATAGACCGTGCCACGCTTGATCAGGCGGGCGGCCTCGAGCACCTTCGCCGGCGTGATCCGGTTGGAGGCACCCGCCTCGTCTTGCGGACCCCAGGGCGAGGGCCACCAGTCACGCCCCATCGGGTTGACCGCCTGCGCCTCGGCTTGGCCCACCGCGCCCACGACGGGCCCCGCGGCTATCCCCCCCGCGACGCCAGCCGCGAACCCGGTCTTCACGAAATCTCGCCGCGAGACCGCGCCTTCCGCCGTCTCGAAGCACCCATCCTCGGGCAGGGTGAAGTATCGCTTCAGCCATTCAGGTTGCACGGTCAGACCCTCCTTCCGTGACTATCCCTTGCGCATGTAGGCCGGCACCTCGCTCGTCAGGAAGTCCTCCCGGGGCGGCGAGAAGATGTCGACGACCTCGGTGTCCTCCGGGAACCAGGCCTCGTGCTCGACCCCCCCGGGGATGAGGCCCACGTCGCCGGCGACGCACATGCGCTTCTCGTTGCCGAGGCGGAACTCCATCCGGCCCGAGAGCATCCAGAAAACCTGCTCGTGCGGATGCTGGTGGGCGGCGGCGTGGGCGCCCGCTCTCATCGACCACCA
This portion of the Candidatus Methylomirabilota bacterium genome encodes:
- a CDS encoding FAD-dependent thymidylate synthase; the protein is MPEAFTPGERAALAPYFTNLDGPVFALTNLPEVVKGALFARYSRSPKSLRRLFLDEFLTAGLAPPAAGRPSAGEVGTARAEQLYERVFVEYGDDSVAQLGGVHLACEGASNILTKVLEWGRLMAYLEQSTRYVPYDDRPGGRYRYHVPAELPGALRERYVATLDRAFETYCAWLPRLRDFYAARFPRAEGDSEQVHRLSIRAKALDTLRGLLPAATISNVGIYGTGQAYEQLLLRMRTHPLAEVRAYADLMLTELRKVIPAFLRRVDNPERGGVWSAYLAETRQAVREVAERLLEGMQTEPRDEVTLSDFDPEGEVKVVAAALYAAAALPDDQLLAAARKMTHEERLAVLTAYVGKRRNRRHRPGRAFERTSYRFDILGDYGAFRDLQRHRLLSLEWQRLTPRHGYLIPAAVEEAGGRGDWARVMDEAATLHDALAAAGLPDVASYAVSMAYRVRFYMEMNAREAMHVIELRSAPQGHPSYRRICQAMHRLIAERAGHRAIAAAMTFADHSAVALERLEAERAAERRRAQQ
- a CDS encoding TetR family transcriptional regulator C-terminal domain-containing protein codes for the protein MRATIRCLAREGYSGLTMKKVSREARVSQGILHYYFADKRAILVAALQTVMADLDRRVAAAQARSGADPRGRLRALIRASLEAAVEAREVWIVFVEFWGEMMHDRRLRAINAELYIRLRRLLAALVAQGIRTRRYRRVGAAQAAAVVLGLLDGVALQLTFDPKAFSVGAAARFCEEALERYLAR
- a CDS encoding cupin domain-containing protein; this translates as MPVMKGFHALRNLPEQKVTDKISRRVLAGDKEMVVWWSMRAGAHAAAHQHPHEQVFWMLSGRMEFRLGNEKRMCVAGDVGLIPGGVEHEAWFPEDTEVVDIFSPPREDFLTSEVPAYMRKG
- a CDS encoding cyclase family protein, with product MQPEWLKRYFTLPEDGCFETAEGAVSRRDFVKTGFAAGVAGGIAAGPVVGAVGQAEAQAVNPMGRDWWPSPWGPQDEAGASNRITPAKVLEAARLIKRGTVYRLGMILEAGIPLFGARHVSITIPGGPTGGPFGKHQLHYNDEMFSGEIGQVGSQFDGLGHIAIKVGNDIRYYNGFTQAQVGGPYGLQKLGIHNVKPFFTRGILLDVLSYKGGDRLPIGYVITMDDVMQTLRRQGVREPGEGDVVLFRTGHIKLWKKDNVEFNKGEPGPGATVAKWLVEKKIACVGGDNWATEAVPGEDQDRPFECHAIWMTTNGIYNIENQYLEDLAQDKVYEFAWSFTPLPLKGATGSPGNSVAIA